The Exiguobacterium aurantiacum DSM 6208 genome includes a window with the following:
- a CDS encoding GntR family transcriptional regulator yields the protein MAPKYKQVAEQIETDIMNHVYQHTSKLLTEDEYATKYGVSRNTVRKAIEILVNKGYVYQVQGSGVFVRDHYMSDYVNLEKLQGLTSDFSGRKVETRVLDFELTTANEEVAERMKCDVGTPVYYVKRLRLVDDHPFSLEDSYFRKDLVVYLDRNITEKSIYNYFRNDQKLAIGFADRVIYADFLNKEDADLLGLNENDPALLVDNTVYLTNGQIFDVSRSTHHFRHVKMLKVSNIKS from the coding sequence ATGGCCCCAAAGTATAAACAAGTCGCCGAACAGATTGAGACGGATATTATGAATCACGTCTACCAACATACGAGCAAGCTCCTCACCGAAGACGAATATGCGACGAAATATGGCGTCAGTCGCAACACGGTCCGGAAGGCGATCGAGATTCTCGTCAATAAAGGTTACGTCTATCAAGTGCAGGGGAGCGGTGTCTTCGTCCGCGACCACTACATGAGTGATTACGTGAACCTTGAGAAACTGCAAGGTCTCACGAGTGACTTCAGTGGACGGAAAGTCGAGACGCGTGTCCTCGATTTTGAGCTGACGACAGCGAATGAGGAAGTCGCTGAACGGATGAAGTGTGACGTCGGGACACCGGTCTACTACGTGAAACGTCTTCGTCTCGTCGATGACCATCCGTTCTCGCTCGAAGATTCCTACTTCCGAAAAGACCTCGTCGTCTACCTCGACCGCAACATCACCGAGAAGTCGATTTACAACTACTTCCGCAACGATCAAAAGCTCGCCATCGGCTTTGCCGATCGTGTCATCTACGCCGACTTTTTAAATAAAGAAGATGCCGATTTACTCGGACTGAACGAGAATGACCCGGCCCTCCTCGTCGACAACACCGTCTATTTAACGAACGGTCAAATCTTCGACGTATCGCGCTCGACACATCATTTCCGCCATGTGAAGATGCTGAAAGTCTCGAACATCAAATCCTAA
- a CDS encoding WapI family immunity protein, with protein MALAKLAARDGTTDISIESYAYAYKDADNIHDAAWHRNWVGFHAPEHRITFDGIMLDSLLVAHYIPVFESFVAGNTREVEFEPTEPYVCLTLTRRDGGGDEVNVRGHLEHPLGDETEALDFEFETSVLRVEQFLQGLREIASEFPVREVD; from the coding sequence ATGGCGCTCGCAAAATTAGCAGCACGTGACGGAACGACTGACATTTCGATTGAGAGCTATGCGTACGCGTATAAAGACGCCGACAACATCCATGACGCGGCGTGGCATCGGAATTGGGTCGGCTTCCACGCACCGGAGCACCGCATCACATTCGATGGCATCATGCTCGACAGTCTGCTCGTCGCGCACTACATACCGGTCTTCGAGTCGTTCGTGGCCGGTAACACGCGAGAAGTCGAGTTCGAGCCGACAGAGCCATACGTCTGTTTGACGTTGACGCGACGAGACGGGGGCGGGGATGAAGTGAACGTACGGGGTCATCTCGAACACCCGCTCGGTGATGAGACCGAAGCGCTCGACTTTGAATTCGAGACGTCGGTCTTACGAGTGGAACAGTTCTTACAGGGGTTACGGGAAATCGCAAGTGAGTTCCCCGTTCGAGAGGTTGACTGA
- the glmS gene encoding glutamine--fructose-6-phosphate transaminase (isomerizing): protein MCGIVGMIGQVGTKEILLKGLEKLEYRGYDSAGIALVGENVNVFKEVGRIAALRDIVPVEAEGTVGIGHTRWATHGVPSVPNAHPHQSTTARFTLVHNGVIENDEQLKATLDVPFKSETDTEVIVQLMEKNFVALGDVESAFRKTLAELHGSYAIAMIDSEDEERLYIGKNKSPLLVGLGDGTFNVVASDAMAMLQVTDQYLELHDGEIVILTRESATIKTLDGEVLERAPYTAEIDASDIEKGTYAHYMLKEMDEQPAVIRNIIQHYQNADGDIELTEGVRSLVSEADRIYIVACGTSYNAGLVGKDILERIAGIPTEVHISSEFGYNMPLLSERPLFVFLSQSGETADSRAVLVEVKKRGHKALTMTNVPGSTLSREANETMLLHAGPEIAVASTKAYTAQIAVLAILAYDIARANGKELPFELMPELARVATIMDSVMSQKELFEDLAERYLKTTPNTFFIGRGLDASVCLEGALKVKEISYIQAEGYPGGELKHGSIALIEDGTPVIALISQPKTNLNIRSNVKEVVARGANACIISMQGVEHEDDEFILPHVEPLLAPLVTVLPVQLMAYYAALARGCDVDKPRNLAKSVTVE, encoded by the coding sequence ATGTGTGGAATTGTAGGAATGATCGGTCAAGTCGGGACGAAAGAGATTTTGTTGAAAGGGCTTGAGAAACTCGAGTACCGCGGCTATGACTCAGCCGGGATCGCGCTCGTCGGAGAAAACGTGAACGTGTTTAAAGAAGTCGGGCGTATCGCCGCACTTCGTGACATCGTCCCGGTCGAAGCGGAAGGTACGGTCGGGATTGGCCACACACGTTGGGCGACACACGGCGTGCCGAGCGTCCCGAACGCCCACCCGCATCAGAGCACGACGGCACGCTTCACGCTCGTCCACAACGGGGTCATCGAGAACGACGAACAGCTCAAGGCGACGCTCGACGTCCCGTTCAAGTCGGAGACGGACACGGAAGTCATCGTCCAGCTGATGGAGAAGAACTTCGTCGCGCTCGGCGACGTCGAATCGGCGTTCCGCAAGACGCTCGCTGAACTTCACGGCTCGTACGCGATCGCGATGATCGACTCGGAGGACGAAGAGCGCCTCTATATCGGCAAGAACAAGTCGCCGCTCCTCGTCGGACTCGGCGACGGCACGTTCAACGTTGTCGCGTCTGACGCGATGGCGATGCTCCAGGTGACGGACCAGTACCTCGAGCTTCACGATGGCGAGATCGTCATCTTGACGCGCGAGTCGGCGACGATCAAGACGCTCGACGGTGAAGTATTGGAACGCGCGCCGTACACGGCCGAGATCGATGCGTCAGACATCGAGAAGGGCACGTACGCGCACTACATGTTGAAGGAGATGGACGAGCAACCGGCCGTCATCCGCAACATCATCCAGCACTATCAGAACGCCGACGGCGACATCGAGCTCACGGAAGGCGTGCGCTCGCTCGTCTCTGAGGCCGACCGCATCTATATCGTCGCGTGCGGCACGAGCTATAACGCCGGGCTTGTCGGGAAAGACATTTTAGAACGGATTGCCGGCATCCCGACCGAGGTGCATATCTCATCAGAGTTCGGCTACAACATGCCACTTTTAAGTGAACGTCCGCTCTTCGTCTTCTTGTCGCAGTCCGGGGAGACGGCCGACAGCCGAGCCGTCCTCGTCGAAGTGAAGAAGCGTGGCCATAAGGCGCTGACGATGACGAACGTGCCAGGGTCGACGCTCTCGCGTGAGGCGAACGAGACGATGCTCCTCCACGCTGGACCAGAGATCGCGGTCGCGTCGACGAAGGCGTACACGGCCCAAATCGCGGTGCTCGCCATCCTCGCCTATGATATTGCCCGCGCGAACGGAAAAGAGCTACCGTTCGAATTGATGCCAGAACTCGCGCGTGTCGCGACGATCATGGACTCGGTCATGTCACAAAAAGAACTGTTCGAAGATTTGGCAGAACGTTACTTGAAGACGACACCGAACACGTTCTTCATCGGACGCGGGCTCGACGCGTCGGTTTGTCTAGAAGGCGCGCTCAAAGTGAAGGAGATCTCGTATATCCAAGCGGAAGGCTATCCAGGTGGAGAGCTCAAGCACGGATCGATTGCCTTGATCGAGGACGGGACGCCGGTCATCGCACTCATCTCGCAGCCGAAGACGAACTTGAACATTCGCAGCAACGTCAAAGAAGTCGTCGCCCGTGGCGCGAACGCCTGCATCATCTCGATGCAAGGGGTCGAGCATGAGGACGACGAGTTCATCTTGCCGCACGTCGAACCGCTTCTCGCCCCGCTCGTGACGGTGCTCCCGGTTCAACTCATGGCGTATTACGCCGCGCTCGCCCGGGGTTGCGACGTCGACAAGCCGCGCAACTTGGCAAAATCGGTGACGGTTGAATAA
- a CDS encoding PTS sugar transporter subunit IIB codes for MNVYIACPCGFVTSAMAAKLFAQACSGRLVCEVAHGTGRDIPDDVKLVIYQDGTNRPSHPTAYVRPVRNMLSLEEYRQIVEEWVKRYEA; via the coding sequence ATGAACGTATACATTGCCTGTCCATGCGGCTTCGTCACTAGCGCGATGGCGGCGAAGCTGTTTGCCCAAGCGTGTTCGGGGCGTCTTGTGTGCGAAGTGGCACACGGTACAGGTCGGGACATCCCTGACGACGTGAAGTTGGTCATCTATCAAGACGGAACGAACCGACCATCGCATCCAACGGCGTACGTTCGCCCGGTCAGAAACATGTTGTCGCTCGAGGAATATCGACAAATCGTCGAGGAATGGGTGAAGCGATATGAAGCATGA
- a CDS encoding PTS sugar transporter subunit IIB, with the protein MMKIGLFCAAGMSTSMLVEKMKAVAAERGIEAEIAAYPESEMETYVDNLDVALLGPQVKYLLSKGKQICEPKGVPIDVINTIDYGMMNGAKVFDHAMKLANK; encoded by the coding sequence ATGATGAAAATCGGACTCTTCTGCGCAGCAGGTATGTCAACAAGTATGTTAGTGGAAAAAATGAAAGCGGTCGCAGCTGAACGCGGGATCGAGGCTGAAATCGCAGCTTACCCAGAATCAGAGATGGAAACGTATGTCGACAACCTCGACGTCGCCCTTCTCGGACCACAAGTGAAATACTTGCTCTCGAAAGGCAAACAAATCTGTGAGCCAAAAGGCGTGCCAATCGACGTCATCAACACGATCGACTACGGCATGATGAACGGAGCAAAAGTATTCGACCACGCAATGAAACTTGCAAACAAATAA
- a CDS encoding PTS mannitol transporter subunit IICB — MANTQAGSGGVRVKVQRFGSFLSGMVMPNIGAFIAWGIITALFIPTGWWPNENLAELVGPTITYLLPLLIGFTGGKLLHDVRGGVVGALATMGVIVGTDIPMFLGAMIMGPLGGYIIRQVDRALEGKVKAGFEMLVNNFSVGIVGGLLMLGGFEIFGPIMSGLDKVMAAGVDWIVGAKLLPIASLFIEPAKVLFLNNAINHGILSPLGVDQVADAGKSVLFLLEANPGPGLGLLLAYMFFAKGAAKRTAPGAAIIHFLGGIHEIYFPYVLMKPILILAMIAGGATGIFTFVLFDVGLVAPASPGSIFAILAMASRGSHVGLIAGILLSAAVTFAVASVILKSSAAEEVSLEEATQNVSAMKGKQSYASALVQDRLDKVDHIIFACDAGMGSSAMGASVLRNKVNKANLPIKVTNTSISQLPKDAQFVITHQDLTDRAEEQAPNAIHRSVTNFLNADYYDQLIEEIKAERSKIS, encoded by the coding sequence ATGGCGAATACGCAAGCTGGCTCGGGCGGGGTTCGAGTCAAAGTACAACGGTTCGGGAGTTTCCTGAGCGGGATGGTCATGCCGAACATCGGCGCCTTCATCGCTTGGGGGATCATCACAGCACTCTTCATCCCGACAGGCTGGTGGCCGAATGAGAACTTGGCCGAGCTCGTCGGTCCGACGATCACGTATCTCTTACCACTCTTGATCGGGTTCACAGGTGGTAAATTGCTTCATGACGTTCGAGGCGGTGTCGTCGGGGCGCTCGCCACGATGGGTGTCATCGTCGGGACGGACATTCCGATGTTCCTTGGTGCGATGATCATGGGTCCACTCGGCGGTTACATCATCCGTCAAGTCGACCGTGCCCTTGAAGGAAAAGTAAAAGCCGGATTCGAGATGCTCGTCAACAACTTCTCAGTCGGGATCGTCGGTGGTCTTCTCATGCTTGGTGGTTTCGAGATCTTCGGACCGATCATGAGCGGACTCGACAAAGTTATGGCAGCAGGCGTCGACTGGATCGTCGGGGCGAAGTTGCTTCCAATCGCAAGTTTGTTCATTGAACCAGCAAAAGTCCTCTTCTTGAACAACGCCATCAACCACGGGATTTTGAGCCCGCTCGGTGTCGATCAAGTCGCCGACGCTGGAAAATCGGTTCTTTTCTTACTTGAAGCAAACCCGGGACCAGGTCTTGGTTTACTTCTCGCTTACATGTTCTTCGCTAAAGGCGCAGCCAAACGGACAGCTCCTGGGGCAGCGATCATCCACTTCCTCGGTGGGATCCATGAGATTTACTTCCCATACGTGTTGATGAAACCGATCTTGATCTTGGCGATGATCGCCGGGGGCGCGACAGGTATCTTCACTTTCGTCTTGTTCGATGTCGGTCTCGTCGCACCAGCTTCACCAGGTAGTATCTTCGCGATTCTCGCGATGGCATCACGCGGTTCACACGTCGGGCTGATTGCAGGGATCCTCTTATCAGCAGCGGTGACCTTCGCCGTTGCGAGCGTCATCTTGAAGTCGAGCGCGGCCGAAGAAGTGTCACTCGAAGAAGCGACACAAAACGTCAGCGCGATGAAAGGCAAGCAGTCTTATGCGTCAGCGCTCGTACAAGACCGTCTCGACAAAGTCGACCACATCATCTTTGCTTGTGACGCCGGTATGGGCTCAAGCGCGATGGGGGCTTCGGTCCTACGCAATAAAGTGAATAAGGCGAACTTGCCAATCAAAGTGACGAACACGTCCATCAGCCAATTGCCGAAAGACGCGCAATTCGTCATCACCCATCAAGATTTGACA
- a CDS encoding BglG family transcription antiterminator produces the protein MKHEWSARERSILLHLLGTETSTPLAEIAQAVNLSERTIQRERQLLEGVLKEFELELSWQRGRGLSLVGAANAKQQLREDLILSAEAIPTAEDRIFELAWRLLFEKDMLKLQAVAKQMHVSPSTLTQDLEKLDRWFDEYNLEVERKKGVGAQVLGLEAEKRKLMINALMAHWDTLAFYRFVRGEDDYIPAFLKTVPCDVMLEALRDGYDYLKNHSFERMDDRTIMRVTFAYGVQQARLDAGFFLEMYTKGRSDDYLKVAQEMETALGVPFSMAERVWFAEEANRLRSLKEQMQEDEEERWVMQIRVHKLIHHVSLIHGFAFTDDTALEKGLLAHILSSLNTQALPDTETVRPHIDRDYPNLRAAIQQAADIVFGTNTFTEDETVFWAMHFAAALVKPVRRREYRALVVCSAGLGSSKMLVNRVKQEFPEMQNVVNSSLFGLEQHRLDDYDVILSTVPLPPLAVPTLMVNPLLTTEEVQRVRHLLLSLPQSFQTKDVKSRSKMLDFGELGELVETFERMDRQFDLVTLDNSDRLEDILFDLGTHLEERGLVESGIQLSAQLLRRHEVAGLGIPGTKLALFHGRHPSIERASVFAFDLTTSIPLLMMDQSTEPVSRLLVLLAPEEARDIELQFLSAVSGSLIESEEQMTLYSTGSKKELRLLLHDCMKNMMQDALHEK, from the coding sequence ATGAAGCATGAGTGGAGCGCTCGCGAGCGCTCGATTTTACTACATTTATTAGGTACGGAGACATCGACACCGCTCGCGGAGATTGCGCAAGCGGTGAATTTGTCTGAACGGACGATTCAACGGGAACGCCAATTGCTCGAAGGTGTGTTAAAAGAGTTCGAACTTGAACTATCGTGGCAGCGAGGGCGAGGACTCAGTCTCGTCGGCGCAGCGAATGCGAAACAGCAACTGCGGGAGGATTTGATTCTTTCGGCCGAGGCGATCCCGACGGCGGAGGACCGTATCTTTGAACTGGCGTGGCGGCTCTTATTTGAGAAAGACATGCTGAAACTGCAGGCCGTCGCGAAGCAGATGCACGTTTCTCCGAGCACGCTCACGCAAGACTTGGAGAAGCTAGATCGCTGGTTCGACGAATACAACCTCGAGGTCGAACGGAAGAAAGGGGTCGGCGCCCAAGTGCTCGGTCTGGAGGCAGAAAAGCGTAAGCTCATGATCAATGCGCTCATGGCGCATTGGGACACGCTCGCGTTTTACCGTTTCGTTCGCGGTGAAGACGACTACATCCCTGCCTTCTTGAAGACGGTCCCATGTGACGTCATGCTCGAGGCGCTTCGGGACGGTTACGACTATTTAAAGAATCATTCATTCGAACGGATGGATGACCGGACGATCATGCGCGTCACGTTCGCCTACGGGGTGCAACAAGCGAGACTCGATGCCGGCTTCTTCTTAGAGATGTACACGAAAGGTCGTTCGGACGATTATTTGAAAGTCGCTCAAGAAATGGAAACGGCACTCGGGGTCCCGTTTTCGATGGCTGAGCGTGTCTGGTTTGCGGAAGAAGCGAATCGGCTCCGCTCCTTAAAAGAACAGATGCAAGAAGACGAGGAAGAACGTTGGGTCATGCAGATTCGCGTGCATAAACTAATCCATCACGTCTCCCTCATCCATGGGTTCGCCTTCACCGACGATACCGCGCTCGAGAAAGGACTGCTCGCCCATATCTTGTCGAGCTTGAACACGCAGGCGCTTCCAGATACGGAGACGGTCCGGCCGCACATCGACCGAGACTATCCGAACTTGCGGGCGGCCATCCAACAGGCAGCCGATATCGTTTTCGGGACGAACACGTTCACAGAAGACGAAACGGTGTTTTGGGCGATGCATTTTGCGGCCGCGCTCGTCAAACCAGTGCGTCGTCGCGAATATCGGGCGCTCGTCGTCTGTTCGGCCGGCCTCGGGTCGTCAAAGATGCTTGTCAATCGCGTGAAGCAAGAGTTCCCGGAGATGCAAAATGTCGTCAACTCGTCGTTGTTTGGCCTTGAACAGCACCGGCTCGATGATTACGATGTCATTCTGTCGACCGTCCCGTTGCCGCCCTTAGCGGTGCCGACGCTCATGGTCAATCCGTTGTTGACGACCGAGGAAGTGCAGCGGGTCCGTCACTTGCTGTTGTCGCTGCCACAATCGTTCCAAACAAAAGATGTGAAGTCACGTTCGAAGATGCTCGATTTTGGTGAGCTCGGTGAACTCGTCGAGACGTTTGAGCGGATGGACCGTCAGTTCGACCTCGTCACGCTCGACAATAGTGACCGGCTCGAGGACATCTTATTCGACCTCGGCACACATTTAGAAGAACGCGGTCTCGTCGAGAGTGGAATCCAATTGTCGGCGCAACTGCTCCGCCGACACGAAGTGGCCGGTCTCGGTATTCCCGGTACGAAGCTGGCGTTGTTCCACGGACGTCACCCGTCGATTGAACGGGCGAGTGTGTTCGCGTTCGATTTGACGACGTCGATTCCGCTTCTCATGATGGATCAATCGACGGAACCCGTCTCCCGTCTGCTCGTGTTGCTGGCACCAGAAGAGGCGCGCGACATCGAGCTCCAGTTTTTGAGTGCGGTCAGTGGCTCGCTCATCGAAAGTGAAGAACAGATGACCTTATATAGTACCGGATCAAAGAAAGAACTGCGCCTATTGCTTCATGATTGCATGAAAAACATGATGCAAGACGCGCTGCACGAGAAATGA
- a CDS encoding PTS sugar transporter subunit IIC yields MSRLETVFEKFTPGFVRFANAKPVLAIKDGFILTMPMTIIGSLFLLILALPIPGWAEFMSGLFGADWTLPLTQVVGATFDILALIGVFGIAYSYVKNEKIEGVPAGILGIISFLIITQASVLSEGGETIGGVIPKVWTGGQGVLAAIVVGLVVGFIYSQFIKRGIRIKMPDGVPPGVSNSFSALIPGLAIVSLAVATFAVFQAVADRTFTEVVYDVLQSPLQNLTDTLAGAVIIMVLMSVMWWCGIHGAAIIMGIMGPLLTANALQNQAIIDSGEALVVGENAKIVTIQFLDVFTKLGGSGITIGFIIATLMVARSAHLKQLGKLSLAPSIFNINEPVIFGMPIVFNPIMFIPFVIVPAIASFMVYFSILWGWVEPFNALQVPWTTPPIISGFLIGGWRAALLQIATIAMAVAVYLPFVRMQDRVSYGEEVKAQEDADKASA; encoded by the coding sequence ATGAGCCGCTTAGAAACCGTATTTGAAAAATTCACGCCAGGGTTCGTTCGTTTCGCGAACGCAAAGCCCGTCCTTGCTATTAAGGACGGGTTCATCCTGACGATGCCGATGACGATCATCGGGTCATTGTTCTTGCTCATCCTCGCGCTCCCGATTCCAGGTTGGGCCGAGTTCATGTCAGGTCTGTTCGGAGCAGACTGGACACTCCCGCTCACGCAAGTCGTCGGCGCCACGTTTGACATTCTTGCTTTAATCGGTGTTTTTGGAATCGCTTACTCGTACGTCAAAAACGAAAAAATCGAAGGTGTGCCAGCCGGTATCCTTGGGATTATCTCGTTCTTGATCATCACGCAAGCATCTGTCCTCTCTGAAGGCGGAGAAACAATCGGCGGGGTTATCCCGAAAGTATGGACAGGTGGACAAGGTGTCCTCGCTGCCATCGTCGTCGGTCTCGTTGTCGGATTCATCTACTCACAGTTCATCAAACGCGGTATCCGCATCAAAATGCCTGACGGTGTACCACCAGGTGTCTCGAACTCATTCTCGGCGTTGATCCCAGGTCTCGCCATCGTCTCACTCGCGGTCGCGACGTTCGCAGTTTTCCAAGCGGTTGCAGATCGTACGTTCACAGAAGTCGTCTATGACGTCCTTCAATCACCGCTTCAAAACTTGACGGACACGCTCGCAGGAGCGGTCATCATCATGGTGCTCATGTCTGTCATGTGGTGGTGTGGAATTCACGGAGCGGCGATCATCATGGGTATCATGGGTCCACTCCTTACAGCGAACGCGCTTCAAAACCAAGCGATCATCGACTCGGGTGAAGCACTCGTCGTCGGTGAGAACGCAAAAATCGTTACAATCCAGTTCCTCGACGTCTTCACGAAGCTCGGCGGATCAGGTATCACAATCGGTTTCATCATCGCGACGCTCATGGTTGCCCGTTCAGCTCACTTGAAGCAGCTCGGTAAACTCTCGCTCGCACCAAGTATCTTCAACATTAACGAGCCGGTCATCTTCGGGATGCCAATCGTGTTCAACCCGATCATGTTCATCCCGTTCGTGATCGTACCAGCGATCGCATCGTTCATGGTGTACTTCTCAATCCTTTGGGGCTGGGTCGAACCGTTCAACGCACTTCAAGTGCCATGGACGACACCACCGATCATCTCTGGCTTCTTGATCGGCGGATGGCGTGCAGCGCTCTTGCAGATCGCAACGATCGCTATGGCCGTCGCTGTCTACCTCCCGTTCGTTCGCATGCAGGACCGCGTGTCGTACGGTGAAGAAGTAAAAGCACAAGAAGACGCAGATAAAGCGTCAGCATAA
- a CDS encoding GH1 family beta-glucosidase, translating into MKMPKDFLFGAASASYQVEGAWNEDGKGLSNWDVFSKIPGKTFEDTNGDVAVDHYHRYKEDIALMAEMGLESYRFSISWPRVFPNGTGEVNEKGLEFYNNLIDECLKHNIVPFVTLYHWDLPQALEEKGGWKNKETVDAFVRFADTCFQSFGDRVRHWITFNEAVIFCSLGYLTGAHPPGIEGDVKGYFQTTHHVNVAHARSVELFKQDGYEGEIGITHVFNPAFSIDDAEENKFAEMHANAYSTHWFYDPVLKGTYPEYVVKGLDEQGLLPEMTDEELDLLKRTASMNDFIGLNYYSPQRVMKNDSALVMAGGRENSTGRPGNPSFDGVYKTVMMDDKVYTKWAWEISPEAFLDGMHMLKDRYGDVKIYITENGLGDVDPIVDGEILDDPRIEYIEGHIRAVKHAVEQGINVAGYYAWSAIDLLSWLNGYKKQYGFIYVDHANGLERKKKKSFYWYKDIIATRAENL; encoded by the coding sequence TTGAAAATGCCTAAAGATTTCTTGTTCGGCGCAGCATCGGCTTCTTACCAAGTCGAAGGCGCATGGAACGAGGACGGGAAAGGACTCTCGAACTGGGACGTCTTCTCGAAAATTCCTGGAAAAACGTTTGAAGATACGAACGGCGACGTCGCTGTCGACCATTACCACCGTTATAAAGAAGATATCGCGCTCATGGCAGAGATGGGACTTGAATCATATCGCTTCTCGATCTCATGGCCGCGTGTCTTCCCGAACGGCACGGGCGAAGTGAACGAAAAAGGGCTCGAGTTTTACAACAACTTGATTGACGAGTGCTTGAAGCACAACATCGTCCCGTTCGTCACACTCTACCACTGGGACCTCCCACAAGCGCTCGAAGAAAAAGGCGGCTGGAAGAACAAAGAGACAGTTGACGCATTCGTCCGTTTCGCCGATACTTGTTTCCAATCGTTCGGCGACCGTGTCCGTCACTGGATCACGTTCAATGAAGCGGTTATCTTCTGCTCGCTCGGCTACTTGACTGGGGCACACCCACCGGGCATCGAAGGAGACGTCAAAGGTTATTTCCAAACGACGCACCACGTCAACGTCGCACACGCTCGTTCAGTCGAATTGTTCAAGCAAGATGGCTACGAAGGCGAAATCGGGATCACGCACGTGTTCAACCCGGCCTTCAGCATCGATGACGCCGAAGAGAACAAATTCGCTGAAATGCACGCGAACGCCTACTCGACACACTGGTTCTACGATCCGGTTCTTAAAGGAACGTATCCGGAATACGTCGTCAAAGGACTCGACGAGCAAGGTCTTCTCCCAGAGATGACAGACGAAGAACTCGACCTCTTGAAGCGTACGGCTTCAATGAACGACTTCATCGGCCTCAACTACTACAGCCCGCAACGCGTCATGAAAAACGACTCGGCGCTCGTCATGGCCGGTGGCCGCGAGAACTCGACTGGCCGCCCAGGTAACCCGTCATTCGACGGCGTCTACAAGACGGTCATGATGGACGACAAAGTCTACACGAAATGGGCTTGGGAAATCTCACCTGAAGCGTTCCTCGACGGCATGCATATGCTCAAGGATCGTTACGGTGACGTGAAAATTTACATCACAGAGAACGGTCTCGGTGACGTCGACCCAATCGTTGACGGCGAAATCCTCGACGACCCACGCATCGAATATATCGAAGGCCACATCCGTGCCGTCAAGCACGCGGTTGAACAAGGCATCAACGTCGCAGGCTACTACGCTTGGTCGGCAATTGATCTTCTCAGCTGGCTCAACGGTTACAAGAAACAATATGGCTTCATCTACGTCGACCACGCCAACGGCCTCGAACGGAAGAAGAAGAAATCGTTCTACTGGTACAAAGACATTATCGCGACACGCGCTGAAAACCTATAA
- a CDS encoding PTS lactose/cellobiose transporter subunit IIA, with protein sequence MVSETIEITPEDIFGLIALSGDAKASYHHAMLLMQEGKAEEAAEAVKAGDATLKEAHAIQTKFVTLEAQGKTATVGVLMVHAQDHLMNTILVKEMLGYMMNMQNEINQLKGMDQK encoded by the coding sequence ATGGTTTCTGAAACAATCGAGATTACACCCGAAGATATCTTCGGTTTAATCGCCCTCTCGGGTGACGCCAAAGCGAGCTACCATCACGCGATGCTCCTCATGCAAGAAGGCAAAGCAGAAGAAGCTGCTGAAGCGGTGAAAGCCGGTGATGCGACATTGAAAGAAGCACACGCCATCCAAACGAAATTCGTCACGCTCGAAGCACAAGGGAAAACGGCTACGGTCGGCGTCCTCATGGTGCACGCGCAAGACCACTTAATGAACACGATCCTCGTCAAAGAGATGCTCGGCTATATGATGAACATGCAAAACGAAATCAACCAATTGAAAGGAATGGATCAAAAATGA